Part of the Lolium rigidum isolate FL_2022 chromosome 6, APGP_CSIRO_Lrig_0.1, whole genome shotgun sequence genome, cactcgtcacctttacacacgtgcaggaggaatagaactactttaataactttgctagagtagcacatagataaattgtgatacaaactcatatgaatctcaatcatgtaaagcagctcatgagattattgtattgaggtacatgggagagatgaaccgcatagctactggtacagccccgagcctcgatggagaactactccctcctcatgggagcagcagcggtgatgaagatggcggtggagatggcagcggtgtcgatggagaagccttccggggcacttccccgctccggcagggtgccggaacagagactcctgtcccccagatcttggcttcgcgatggcggcggctctggaaggtttcgcgtaccgtggcttcctccgtaagggtttttaggtcaggacctttatataggcgaaagggcagcgtcggaggggcgaaggggcgaccacaccatagggtggcgcgggcccagccctggccgcgccaccctatcatctggggcccacagggcccccctctggcggctctcgggtgttctggatgcttccgggcaaaataggaacccgggcgttgatttcgtccaattccgagaatatttcgttactaggatttcgaaaccaaaacagcagtaaaacgagaaccggcacttcggcatcttgttaataggttagttccagaaaatgcacaaatatgacataaagtgtgcataaaacatgtaggtatcatcaataaagtagcatggaacataagaaattatcgatacgttggagacgtatcataccccagctttgttttgaactcaactgagtaatgataaatttctatttcttgttggctttgatgaaaatagagatatccacagtaagggatcatgtaaatgaatgccactgtggtatcctttgaagaaaaatgaTCAtgctttcgatggttttaaaaggctaggtggtgctaggtgattaagttggctaccaagacttgtctcatctggttagctgtgatatgctatgtgttgttgcttgtttaggcatatctatcacttactggatttagtggttcttgattggcctctcttttgccagcatcatttggcctatataccaagtgatgaataatccctttggagcatctgctccatgcatgctatgtgtgtttgagcatcttgacttacgtcaccatggttgctggtttggtggtgtttttgtacttgctgatgattagatggttggtcgatcactcgtacactcgggggtggagcaagtgagcctggcgtgatggcacaaatatcaatatcttgtggatcctacctggcctcacttactccatccctggatgttaatatttgtttcgaccaacaaagtatgaggcattccatttagttcatactagctacttcttaattgcattggcctttcttccattttagtgccgatgattaaactgtttggtcacttgtacactctggggtggggccactgagcctggtgcgatggcacaaatatcaatctcttgtgcatcctacctggcctcgctgaccccacccctgaatgttaatatttctttcgaccaacaaagtatgagccatatgatatctagttgagataccacttggctctttctttcattttagtgccgatgattagaatgtttggtcacctatacgccgcaatatactttgtagacgggccccctttccccggccgccgttccgtgaacgagtctttgacgagacaacaacgccgacctgcctctcggcgcgagaaccacgccagtcccggCCGCCtctcttgtggccgcgtctcctgcgcccgcactcttcgccttcttgcccggtgaacaatagactgatcgttggaataaggaagccgatgactgccgatcgcaatctaatcttgcgaccggccgtcatcggtttccttattccaacgatcagtctattggttcaccgggcaagaaggcgaaaagtgcagggcgcgggacacacggccacaagggaggcggctgggactgtcgtggttctgcgccggagaggcagatcggcgttgttgtcttgtcaaggacccgttcacggaacggcggccggggaaagggggcccttctgcaaagtatactgcggcgtatactacaactatggtttctgaccatagtatttgtgttgaccaacaatgtatgaggcacttattccattttctcattccatttgctttggtatttccaaaatgccgatgattaaaatgtttggtctccgtacactctggggtggcgtaagtgagcctggtaagatagcacaaatatcaatctcttgtgcatcggacttggtttcacttacgccatcccggaatgttaatatttgtgttgaccaacaatgtatgaggcatttattccatttctcttgtgcatcggacttgttggtctcactttcttccattttcatcatagtaggaactggatatgaagaccccgatgcaagcgagcccggtgggtagagatgagggagcaaaggaggaaccggatgaagactactttgtatctcgaaattgtgaaatttgtatgaattaagagttgtatgcaaaacatttgtctatattgttgtataatgtgatgatgatgtataatgttgctatgttatatgtgtccatattatatatgtctatattatatctgtatataacctgtatattgtgtataaaacctgtataatacaccaggcagtataaaatcgagtatacctgtacaatgttctgtggcgcaccaaaatgtaattcagtggcgcacctgtttctgtggcgcatggggaacgatgtgcgccacagaaaccttaattcgtgGCGCACGGGCCCtcgcgccacgtaaaccttatttttgtggcgacgtttctgtggcgcaccacccgtgcgccacagaatcactttttcgtgcgccactgatgaggcttttcctactagtgccatgAGATATCCAAAAATGGTGAATACCAtaagcttgggggtgcccaaggcaccccactgGACCTATTAAACTCACGGTTTGCACACCTctctaaactttgttttttgagtAACATAAGATTTCTGCATAAACATAGAGCGTTTGTATCTTACTTTTATGTTAAGTTTGTATTTGATTCATGTTGCCAAGACCATTGTCAATGAATTTTATGtaggaataaaaataaaaataaagtttgaTGTTATAAAGAAAGGGAAAAGTGAAATAAAAGTTGCATTACAAGTTATACATGATGTTGTTTGTTTCATATGCTTTTATGAGTAATAATTTGCAAGTGCCTTATTTAGGAGTACTACCTTTTATTAACATGCATAGAGGATTAAATTTAAGTTACTTGTTTAATTAGGAATGATTACCACTATGGACACTTGCATGTTGTAGATGGTCAACTTTCCCCCTAATTGCTAACCCCTAAAATAAGCAAACAAGCACATACTTATCCATCTAAATCCTTTTAAAGACAAGTTATTCCagaagtgtccaccatatctacgtaTATACAAAaggctattccaagtataatgtaTGTGATATGCCtttgaactattttttttttgtctaatactatgtaatttaaagctcatggAGAAATAAGATGTGGGAACATGACCCATTATGATTCTAATTATGGAAGTTATGTGTTACACAATTGATGAGTTGATTGTTAGCAGAATCATgttgtcatggggaacactttcaacattgcactataTTTGTTGATGTCATGTATTCTTTTGGCTCTAGATACCTATCGGTGTTGAAATAAAAAGATATAATCAAGTTTTTTTTAGTATGCATATGTGTTATAAGAAGtattgggccgctaacctaaGTCATGCTAAATCATCATAGTGGAAGTTTATAGCATGAATCCAATgaagcattttaaataaaagctaTGAGATGTGCTAAGCGTTCTTgtctttgtcttgtcattttagtATGTATAGTCGCAAAAGACTCTTTATACAATTTGGGCAAGAGGTACCTGAATTTTAACTTGCTTGGAATTGTATGCATATTGTGACGAACAACTTGTGGTCAAGTTGAGTAAACACGTGGACTAGGTACTTGTGGTCAATGGGCATGAGACATCCAACTTGTAAGTGGTCAAACATATAAACCATACTTGTTTACACTTTTGCAATGCTCAATCTTATGACTAGTGTTGACATGAGTTGCATATCCAAAAAAATTATGCTCTATTATCAAAATGCTGGCATATATATTCTCTCACTACATTCTGTTGCTCAACTGTCCATATAtacaaaaagaaagaagaagattcTGGACCAAATGAAATTACATGCTTAAGTATCCTTAGAACTCTCATTTATCTTTACATAAAAGGACTTATTGTTGTGCATAGATGTAGAGGATAAGAGAGATATCACTTTACACTGCTTGTTGCTATTCCGTAAAGAATGAACCATTTAACTTTGTGTAGCAATGGTTGTGACTTATGATAAACACCACAGCAAAACACTTATGTTCACattcacaaaaaaatagttgtttTATATTTAATATAAAATCCGCACCCAAGGGATTTCCCTTACGGTAAAGTTGccaaaacaagaaaccaaaatgtAGTGCACTTCTTCAGAAAACGTATAACCACGTTAGAGAATTAGTGGTTTTCGAGATGTACATGCCTTTTAAAATGTGTAGCTATAAAGGATTTTTTATACAAGTTGCACTTTTTCTCACAAAAATGAATGTAGCAATCCTTCTTTACACTGAGTTGCACATATCGAAAAAATGCAATCGTAACAAGTTTTACGTTACGAATTgcacttttgaaaaaaaaaagtgtgATTCATAATCTGTTTTCAAAACGAGTTGCATTTTATCTAAAAATGTGCCATTAGCAACCGGTTTTCGGTAAGAAATTGCAACTCAAACTGGTATGGTAAGAGTTGCACTTTGTCTCGAGGAATGTGTAACTCAAACCAATTTTCagtatgagttgcacttttctcaaaaAATGTGCAACTCAACTTTTCTCACAAAATGTGCAACTCAACATGTTTTCGTtggagttgcacttttctcaagaaatgtgcaactcaaaCCATTTTTTCGTACGAGTTGCATTTTTCTCAAGAAATGTACAACTCAAACAGTTTTTTCATAGGAATAGCACTTTTcttaagaaatgtgcaactcaaaACCGTTTTCTGTTCGGATTGCACTTTTCTCATGAAGTGTGCAACTCAAACCGGTTTTCCCTATGCgttgcacttttctcaagaaatgtgcaactcaaacccgtaggagttgcactttttagaaaagtgcaactcaaacctGTTTTTGTGTGAGTTGCACTTTTATCACAACATAGTTGCATTTCTTTAGAAATGTGCAACTATCTCATCGAGAAAAGTTCAGCTGCCAAATAAAGAAAATTGCAACTAGTGAATTTTACACATATTCGACTGATGGAGTTACAAATTATATTACCAACAGAAGTGTGATACTGTTTTGTACGCCTTGGCTTAATGAACACCATAGTTTAAATGAAATTATTTTTACATTTCTGATCTACGAGTTACATATTTTTAAGTTTTCCcttttttcaaaaagagaaacgTACAAACAACAGACTAAGGTTGTCCTATTGATGGGGACTAGTGGTTGGGGCACCCCATGGGTCGCCTCCTCGCCGTACGGTGGCTGCCCAATCCCATCCCAATAGGAGTCAATTTACTTTGTGTGTTCGCCTATTTTTTGCCACTCCTTCTAATCCAACCGCGTCCAATATACCTCTTCAATCCGAGAAAACTGCAAGTTGATAGAATGGTATAGTACGAGGTTCATTCCAATTACGTATCCATAGTCAATCGGGTTGTAGGAAAAGCAAAAGTTACATGTTACATCCACTATCCATGATTTTACTGCTACTGGCCAGGTTATGACACATACATCCCTACAAGGCTACATACAGCTTAGCTTGAGTCTTTTTGATGGACGTGGATTAATCTAAATCTGGAAAATCGCCGTCCTTGCCATATCACTGCCCAATTTTGTTTTCTTTGGTTCCTTTTTGTTGTATGCTTCGGTCGATTCTTCTGAGCGTCCATCGCAGTTCTCTTTGTTCACCCTTCTCCCGCTGGCACACCGCCTCTATCTGGTCTTCGAATCATCAAGTCACGGGAGGTACCTGTCTTGGACCTTGGCATGCCAATATGCATGGACGTCTTTCCAGTAAACTCGGTCATGTCATCATGTCATCATCGATTAGATTACTTCGGACATAAAATGGGAAACAGAAAGGCCTTGGTAAATGGTGTGATTTCTATTGACAACCGAAATAAGAAAAACTGAGTAGGCAAGAAGCATGATATCATAGTTTCATCAATCAAAGAATTCATCCTAGATGAGCTATATAAATACCTAACAAGACGATAAGTATGTGCGAAACCTTTGTTTAATCAAAATAGGCGTGACACTTTCTAACAATAATTAGAATGTAAAATAGAGCTGAACCCAACTCAATGCGAACATTAAAACATAATGAACAATAGAGGAAAACAAGTTTGATAGCTAAAAATAGAACATTCTTCGATAATAGAACAATGTGGTTTTTTTCGGCCGAATCAACCCAAGTATGTGCATCACGAACGATGAATTAGCTTTCAGAAAATAATGATAATGCAGTGCTAAATTATGTGTGGCACCATGGCAAACATAGATCCTTATTTCATCCTATTTACCTAGAATAATTAGATTTACAAAGGACCAATTACGACGCCGGTTGGCAGACTACAGGGAGATGGCAGATACATAGTACATCAAATCTATCTCCAACCTAAAAATAGAAGGCCAAAAGGCACTATAGAAAATGAATATGGTGCAAGACTAACTTAAGACAGTTAGTACAAGGGAATTTTATGATGAGAAACATGTAGGAGCTCACATTCCACTTCTTTTTCAGAAACTTCATTATACTCCTATCTGACCTCTACCATCCAATTGTCGTGGTGTTCATAACCTATATTTGGCACAAGGAACGATCTTGCAGCGTCTTATTGATCTAGAAATACTCAGGAATGTAATTACCCTAAGCATTATCCACAATGGACATAAATGCTATGGGAACAGCCAAAGATGAAAAATGTATCATTAGTACGCAGGAGATTCTCTCTAGAATAGATTCTTCTTAGGTAATCGTTTAACAATACTGCTATTACATCTCCTAACAAGAATTACAGATAAAATGGAAGGAATGTCGCTGTACCAATGTACCTATACTGTATATGCCATTCTGTTAATGTAAGAATGAAAATGGTAAGAATGAAAATGATTACAGCAGAAGAGCATACACAGTTCTCACATGAACAATAATTACCTGAGCTTCTTCGTAAAAAGCCATTTAAGGAAGAAGTACACATACGATTGGAACTATGTCAAGTATCTGATGGACATGACAAGACAATCTTTGGCATTGTTAGAGATATAGGAGCAGAAACACAAAATTTAACAGAATTAATATGACAATAGTGCAGGAGTAGAGTTTGTCCAGACCTGATTGCCCCAGAATCGATGTATGAACAGAAGCAAAATGTTTTAACAAAACACAGTCAATAAGCAATTAGATGAACTCAAACAATTTGGAGTGTCGTGCGCCTCCTTTGACAGTCTTTGGCCATATCTAAATTTGGCTCGTTGTGTCCTATGAATCAAGCACTTATGGAATAACAATATTGTATACATTCCTTCGAatgcagaaaaagaaaaacactATCGCCATAAAGGCATAGTACCCTGACCTATTATTGTTACCCCTAATTATGAGCTATAATAGAAAACGTAAATCACGATCAACATGATTGTTTaaagaagaactgaagaagcaaaaTAAGACAAATAGGTTGTacgttgcaagaaaatagtatgcAAGAAGACCTTGTGTGGTTTGTAACCATTTCTGGAGGACCGGTCGGGTTGGCAATGAACATGGAAGCTTCATTCATCGAAAGCCATTTCTTAAAACTTTCATGAATTTCAGATCACCTGTAAAAGAATAAAAGGTTAGATTCTTGCCAGAACAAACATTTCATGGTGGCAGGTTAACAAATTTATTTATTGTAGGAAGAAAATAAAGCAGTGCTAGAACAATATGCAAATAGAGCAAATATTTGACCAAATTTTCATGAAAATAACACGTAAATCTTTTAACTTAATTACATCAATCCCCACATAGCTATAGGGAGCCACCTGAATTCTAACGAATTAAACATGCTCATGCGAACTTTGCTACGCATACAATTTCTGTCATGCAAATCTCATCAAGTTTCAGCTAGGTCTGGATACACAGAGAAATCATGAGGTTGAGTTTGTGAACATCGTATGTATAGATAGATGTTATCTTTAACAAATTCAGACATTTTATGAGTTGTATGATACTCATTACAAGGATTCTATGGCAACATGTGAAATATGATACATTGAATGAGACATGAAATCCAAGGTCTATACTGATtggttcattttttttttttttgcatcagacATAAAAGCAAATGGATCCATCAGTTTACCTAGTTTGAAGTTCTATCCGGTCATGCCAATTGGTTTCTTCGAGCTCGGAATTTCTTTTCTACAGATTTCTGCATCAAAGATAGTTTATTATCTGTTGTCTTTTCTGAAATTGTACATAAACGATGCCACGCAACCAACCTACAAAGTGACGATGCCACACATTTCAGTATTTCAAAGCTGCtagaaaattatttgtttgtacaGTTAACCAAGCCTAAAGATTCAGCGACATAATAAGTGACAAACTAATTGGTGTGATTGCTCAGTTTGCCTAATTAATTATACCGCTAGGAGCGAAAAACGCTGTGACAGTCACAAATCCATCACTAATTCTAATTAATAACAATTAAATGTCACTTAAGCCATGGCAGAAGAGAAAactgaagaagagggagtggcAGAGAGCTCAACACAATGACCACCCAATTGCACCCATGGGCGTGGCGGCCATGCATTGCATTTGCTCAGCAGGGACGTGGGCTCACTATTAGCATGTGTATGCATTCACAAAACCTCAAACAAATAGATTCAGCTGTATGAAGCATAACAACAAACATGTAGAAGGCACTAACACAAAAATTATATGCACAAGATTTTTTGCATCAATTATTTGTATGACATCAGTCAGCCTAAAGATTAATTTCTTGTACACACTGTACCCAGTACGTAGTAGTTAAAACACAATTTATCATGCTCACAGGAGCACCCACATGGGAAAATAAAATCGAAGTTCATTGCTTGTCCTGCATACTCTGAACGGTGTGGCTCCTCCATCGAGTAAAACAAACACCTAATCCTCCTGAAACGATGCACAAATCAGGTGATACAAAGGAAAACAGGTCGAACTCTGAAACGGAAAATAGGAAATAAGAGATGAGACGACATGAGCTGGGGAATCACCTGGCTGCTGAGATGCTGTGAAAGAACTTTTGTCGCTGCCGCTTTTCTGGTTGGTTAGTTGTTCTCCTCCACTGTTCCTGGAAATGAGAGAAACGGGAGATTCACCGGAATAGGTAAAAGATCAAGAAAATCAGATCTGCTACAGCCGGAGCTTATCTTACCGCCATGGGCACGTGTGTTCCCCGCGTTTGCCGACCCACTGAGCACGACTGAGAGGCAGAGTGAGGTGGTGGTGCGAGCTCTTCAAGGGAGAAGAAAGGATGGAGGAGGGCGGGGTGGCATCGCAATGGAAGGAGGACAACAACGTGGGCGCGTGTGAGAGAGGAACGACGAGGAAGAAAATGagggtggcggcggctcggggctAGGATTTTACCCCGCATTGAGGGAAACTGGGAGTGGATGGACGGACGAGATTGACGCGGGCCGCGCTCCTAGATCGAACGGCTCGCGATGAAGAACAACGCCCTACCGCTGCACGCCAGTTGGCTATCGTGGATCGCTCTGGGATAGGGCAAGCatacacgcacttgcttgttctcaattagCTTGGGCTGATTGGTTGGCCGTTCTGACCGGCCGGGGCATGTAACACAAACACAAAACACGTGGaaaggccacaaaagaaagaacaGTCCACTGAGAAACTAATGTAAGTATTGTATTCAAGTTTCCTCTCTGTTACcgaaaaaataataatttaacTAAAGATACAGGAAAAGAATTAGGATAACCAGTGCGGTTTACTCTTCCGAAACCCCATAGGAAATGTAAAACAATTCAAGTCTCCTCTCTGGTTCCGCAACAAGAGCTAGAGAAATTAACCCTACAAGCTACCGTGAACGCGTGTATGCTTCCTCCGCAAGGTATCCGGTATCCAAGCTGCAGCTAGCAGGAAGCATCACCACGCGCCGGAACTCCTCAACCACTGTCTTCCACAAATTATACTTTACTTATTCAAGGTAGATTTCGCAATCAACTCTCCATAATATAATCCGCGCATCTTTGACTCTAAACGGTTCCAGGTCAAAATTACTTCACCCGCAAGGCTGAACACAGCTATAAGAAAGCACACGGCAGCAGCAAGCATTTCCATCTCCCAAAAGATTTCCAACGCATCTGTATTTTGCAATACTGAGCAAGTCCAACCACCTCCCACACGGACAAGATGAAGCAGACCGTCGTCCTGTACCCCGGTGCCGGCGTCAGTCATGTCGTCGCCATGACCGAGCTCACCAACGTCTTCCTCAAGCACGGCTACGATGTCACCATGGTGATGGTCGAGCCGCCCTTCAAGTCGTCCGACTCCGGCGCTGCCGCCATCCAGCGCATCGCCGCCTCCAACCCGTCCATCTCTTTCCACTTCCTGCCGGCACTCCCTACCCCCGACTTCGCCGCCTCCGGCAAGCACCCAGTCCTACTCTTTCTCCAGCTCTTTCTCGATTACAACCAGCTGCTCGAAGCATTCCTCCTCTCCTTCCCCCGGAAACGGTTGCACTCCGTTGTCCTCGACATGTTCTGCGTCCACGCTCTCGACGTCTGTGTGAAGCTCGGCATCCCGGTCTACACGTTCTTCGCCTCAGGCGCCTCGTGCCTGTCCGTCCTGACCCAGCTCCCTGCGCTCATAGCCAGCAGGCGGACAGGCCTGAAGGAGCTCGGGGACACGGCGCTTGATTTCCTCGGTGTTCCGCCCATGCCGGCGTCACATCTCATCAAGGAGCTGCTGGAGCACCCGGAGGACGAGCTGTGCAAGGCGATGACCAACATCTGGAAGCGCAACACCGAGACAATGGGTGTTTTGGTGAACACGTTCGAGTCGCTGGAGAGCCGGGCGGTGCAGTCGCTCAGGGACCCGCTCTGCGTCCCCGGCAGGGTCGTACCTCCGGTTTACTGCATCGGGCCGTTGGTCGGCGAGGGCGCGAAggacggcgacggcgcggagaGGAACGAGTGCCTCGCGTGGCTTGATTCGCAGCCGGACTGCAGCGTCGTGTTCCTCTGCTTCGGAAGCAAGGGCACGGTCTCCGCGGAGCAGCTAAAGGAGATAGCCGCTGGCCTGGAGAGGTCTGGGCAGCGGTTCCTATGGTCCGTGCGGACGCCGGCCGAAAGCCTAGACGCGAAGAAATACTTGGAGGTGCGTCCTGAGCCGGACCTTGATGCGCTCATGCCGGAGGGGTTCCTAGAGCGGACCAAGGACAGAGGCCTCGTCGTCAAGTCGTGGGCACCCCAGGTTGACGTGCTCAGCCACCGCGCGACCGGCGCGTTTGTGACACACTGTGGGTGGAACTCGGTGCTGGAGGCCGTCTCCGCGGGCGTCCCGATGCTGTGTTGGCCGTTGGACGCGGAGCAAAAGATGAACAAGGTGTGCATGACAGAGGA contains:
- the LOC124665913 gene encoding UDP-glycosyltransferase 88A1-like; the encoded protein is MKQTVVLYPGAGVSHVVAMTELTNVFLKHGYDVTMVMVEPPFKSSDSGAAAIQRIAASNPSISFHFLPALPTPDFAASGKHPVLLFLQLFLDYNQLLEAFLLSFPRKRLHSVVLDMFCVHALDVCVKLGIPVYTFFASGASCLSVLTQLPALIASRRTGLKELGDTALDFLGVPPMPASHLIKELLEHPEDELCKAMTNIWKRNTETMGVLVNTFESLESRAVQSLRDPLCVPGRVVPPVYCIGPLVGEGAKDGDGAERNECLAWLDSQPDCSVVFLCFGSKGTVSAEQLKEIAAGLERSGQRFLWSVRTPAESLDAKKYLEVRPEPDLDALMPEGFLERTKDRGLVVKSWAPQVDVLSHRATGAFVTHCGWNSVLEAVSAGVPMLCWPLDAEQKMNKVCMTEDMGVAVELDGYMTGFVKAEEVEAKVRLVIEGEDGRQLRERVAARKQEAEAALEEGGSSRAAFVQFLLDVDSIGEQIDE